One Thermoanaerobaculia bacterium genomic region harbors:
- a CDS encoding DegT/DnrJ/EryC1/StrS family aminotransferase, whose amino-acid sequence MRSTFLPFAKPSIGEEEIAEVADSLRSGWITTGPKTERFAEEFRAWVGGRFAAPISSATAGLHVALLAHGIGAGDEVITTPMTFAATLNVIVLVGATPVLADIDRNTLNVRVEEIEKRITPRTRALIPVHYVGQPCDMDPILALAEKHRLAVIEDAAHAIGTEYRGRRIGSFPTTSVFSFHPNKNITTGEGGMVVTGDERVFETVSLLKFHGMDRNAWKRFAKAGSPRYDIALPGYKYNMMDIQAAIGLHQLPKLDGFIAQRASIAAAYQRDFAEAPFFLPKPVPWPSRHAWHLYAPLVDLERLTIDRDRFMAELKDRNVGCGLHYSAAHEFSWYRERFGWQPEDFPEAHFVSERIVSLPLFPGMTEADRADVVQAVYDIVGKFRR is encoded by the coding sequence ATGAGGAGCACGTTCCTCCCGTTCGCGAAGCCCTCGATCGGCGAGGAAGAGATCGCCGAGGTCGCCGACTCTCTGCGCTCCGGCTGGATCACGACGGGACCGAAGACCGAGAGATTCGCCGAGGAGTTTCGCGCGTGGGTCGGCGGGCGGTTCGCCGCGCCGATCTCGTCGGCGACGGCGGGCCTCCACGTCGCGCTCCTCGCCCACGGCATCGGCGCCGGCGACGAGGTGATCACGACGCCGATGACGTTCGCGGCGACGCTGAACGTGATCGTCCTCGTGGGCGCCACGCCGGTCCTCGCCGACATCGACCGGAACACGCTGAACGTCCGGGTCGAGGAGATCGAGAAGAGGATCACGCCGCGGACGCGGGCGTTGATCCCCGTCCACTACGTCGGGCAGCCGTGCGACATGGACCCGATCCTGGCGCTCGCGGAAAAGCACCGCCTCGCGGTGATCGAGGACGCCGCCCACGCGATCGGAACCGAGTACCGGGGGCGGAGAATCGGGTCGTTTCCGACCACGTCGGTGTTTTCGTTCCACCCCAACAAGAACATCACGACGGGGGAGGGGGGAATGGTCGTCACCGGGGACGAGCGGGTCTTCGAGACGGTCTCGCTGCTGAAATTCCACGGGATGGATCGCAACGCCTGGAAACGTTTCGCGAAGGCGGGAAGCCCGCGGTACGACATCGCCCTCCCCGGCTACAAATACAACATGATGGACATCCAGGCGGCGATCGGGCTGCATCAGCTCCCGAAGCTCGACGGCTTCATCGCGCAGCGCGCCTCGATCGCGGCCGCCTACCAGCGGGATTTCGCGGAGGCCCCCTTCTTCCTGCCGAAACCGGTGCCGTGGCCGTCGCGGCACGCGTGGCACCTCTATGCGCCGCTCGTCGATCTCGAACGGTTGACGATCGACCGCGACCGGTTCATGGCGGAGCTGAAGGACCGGAACGTCGGCTGCGGCCTCCACTACTCGGCCGCGCACGAGTTCTCCTGGTACCGCGAGCGTTTCGGCTGGCAGCCGGAAGACTTCCCCGAGGCCCACTTCGTCTCCGAACGCATCGTTTCGCTTCCGCTGTTCCCGGGCATGACGGAGGCCGACCGGGCCGACGTCGTGCAGGCGGTCTACGACATCGTTGGGAAATTCCGCCGCTGA